From one Leptospira kanakyensis genomic stretch:
- a CDS encoding P83/100 family protein translates to MRISRSIIICLTFVSLSLTAQSKAPLGESEIKGSKKIEFINRSLRKASDDIIQENTEIGRKLAETLAKENTATVDGVKIQRVVPGADGKLGADILTLSESQSFDHVNSIARIIAAYVEKSFQYKAGNSETLAQYVLYYNATHRKDSKFFTKKYTEGVIAATSPDKLGIDTVYKNWPGKTQIIIPIEGNILKDSGKDLTTDELEKDVNKTVKDKEKDPATKQKMEEEAKKMDKLQTDKLKEEKKVLQDKKQEVANEQKDLQDKKDALKKKEQETVASLNELKKDPVKNKAEIEKKTEEVKKIEQEKKDTDKKSEAVEAKKEELSKKEEQIAKKEEARTGTTTSGDTAKKDDTVQKVEAKVEELKTELAQTKEELKKKEEQSDNVVNNKILFMKFIKYDTDGHYSNELWAIDPAKDDALYKSSYNNICSKEFKEIANQGVLVLGYDGEKVENRKHKLVLLDPDKLGVKKTSESADIFWRTPMINREDKIYVIEKVKDKYHVSRFKSDLTFEKRTEEAVEENSELTFFGDKVYVTGKPKEGDKTTIKVFKKEDLSLLKTIAP, encoded by the coding sequence ATGAGAATTTCTCGTTCCATCATCATTTGTCTAACTTTCGTCAGTCTTTCGCTGACAGCCCAATCCAAAGCCCCACTCGGCGAGTCCGAAATTAAGGGTTCCAAAAAAATCGAATTCATCAACCGCTCCTTACGTAAGGCATCTGATGACATTATCCAAGAAAATACCGAAATTGGTCGTAAACTCGCTGAAACCTTGGCAAAAGAAAATACGGCCACAGTCGACGGAGTCAAAATCCAAAGAGTTGTGCCTGGTGCCGACGGAAAACTAGGAGCAGACATCCTAACACTTTCGGAGTCGCAAAGTTTTGACCATGTCAATTCCATCGCTCGGATCATTGCAGCCTATGTAGAAAAATCTTTCCAATACAAAGCAGGGAACTCCGAGACTTTGGCGCAGTACGTCCTCTATTACAATGCAACACATAGAAAAGACTCCAAGTTTTTTACGAAAAAATATACAGAGGGAGTGATTGCAGCTACTTCCCCTGACAAATTAGGAATCGATACTGTTTATAAAAATTGGCCAGGAAAAACTCAAATCATCATTCCGATCGAAGGAAATATCTTAAAAGATAGTGGAAAGGATCTGACCACTGATGAGTTAGAAAAAGACGTCAACAAAACGGTGAAGGATAAAGAAAAAGATCCTGCTACCAAACAGAAGATGGAAGAAGAAGCCAAAAAAATGGACAAGTTGCAAACCGATAAACTCAAAGAAGAAAAAAAGGTTCTGCAAGATAAAAAACAAGAAGTAGCGAACGAACAAAAAGATCTCCAAGATAAAAAAGACGCTCTGAAGAAAAAGGAACAAGAAACTGTCGCAAGTCTCAACGAGTTAAAAAAAGATCCTGTGAAAAACAAAGCAGAGATTGAAAAGAAAACAGAAGAAGTCAAAAAAATCGAACAAGAGAAAAAAGACACTGATAAAAAATCAGAAGCTGTAGAGGCAAAGAAAGAAGAACTCAGTAAAAAAGAAGAACAAATCGCTAAAAAAGAAGAAGCAAGAACCGGAACCACCACTTCTGGTGATACAGCCAAAAAAGACGATACTGTTCAAAAGGTGGAAGCGAAAGTAGAAGAGTTAAAAACAGAACTCGCACAAACCAAAGAAGAACTGAAGAAAAAAGAAGAACAAAGTGACAATGTTGTGAACAACAAAATTCTTTTTATGAAGTTTATCAAATACGATACAGATGGTCATTATTCGAATGAACTTTGGGCGATTGATCCGGCAAAAGATGATGCTCTTTATAAAAGTTCTTATAACAATATTTGTTCTAAGGAATTTAAAGAAATTGCAAACCAAGGGGTTCTTGTTCTTGGTTATGACGGAGAAAAAGTAGAAAATAGAAAACACAAACTCGTGTTACTTGATCCGGATAAACTCGGTGTGAAAAAAACAAGCGAGTCTGCGGACATTTTCTGGAGAACTCCTATGATCAATCGTGAAGACAAAATCTACGTGATTGAAAAGGTAAAAGACAAATACCATGTTTCTCGTTTTAAGTCAGACTTAACTTTTGAGAAAAGAACAGAAGAAGCTGTAGAAGAAAACTCGGAACTCACATTTTTTGGGGATAAAGTCTATGTGACCGGCAAACCGAAAGAAGGTGACAAAACTACTATTAAAGTATTTAAAAAAGAAGATTTAAGCCTACTCAAAACCATTGCTCCATAA